Proteins encoded in a region of the Sugiyamaella lignohabitans strain CBS 10342 chromosome B, complete sequence genome:
- a CDS encoding C-terminal domain kinase I (CTDK-I) gamma subunit (predicted), giving the protein MDPFEARLQFIKTLQRLNASNEANENALQFLLQNTDLMEDLYSCTLEELDKSSLNVKLNIFYFLEMIVCGCSARQATQFQHWIARDLDTIIDKVVPETQVGLVNLSPSRSIVASILSKGKAPVDGKVQERAMIILKSRTDLLEAPLPTVTVGQSSSRMTREHSLQSDSVRTSPVVENADDSFTGDDKRTTSSPKPIIPGHNLSRNEILRRMDEDRERSKRLKEDIWAEDYQFGPFSEFNRDWDSTGPLNDLDYEQMNEDNEIFMESISTTSVHAI; this is encoded by the coding sequence ATGGACCCCTTTGAAGCCCGGCTCCAATTTATCAAGACTCTTCAGAGGCTTAATGCCAGCAATGAAGCGAATGAAAATGCACTACAATTTCTGCTACAGAATACTGATTTGATGGAAGACTTATACTCGTGTACCTTGGAAGAACTTGATAAGTCATCACTCAATGTAAAACTGaacattttttattttctagaAATGATTGTGTGTGGCTGTTCAGCACGACAAGCAACTCAATTTCAGCACTGGATAGCCAGGGACCTTGATACAATTATTGACAAGGTGGTTCCAGAGACTCAGGTGGGACTGGTAAATTTATCACCTAGCCGCTCAATTGTGGCCAGTATTCTATCTAAGGGCAAAGCTCCCGTAGACGGAAAAGTTCAGGAGAGAGCgatgataatattaaaatcTCGGACTGATCTTTTAGAAGCACCTCTGCCTACTGTTACTGTTGGCCAAAGCTCATCCAGAATGACCCGTGAGCATTCTCTCCAATCTGACAGTGTTAGGACCAGTCCCGTGGTCGAAAATGCTGATGACAGCTTCACTGGAGATGACAAAAGAACAACGTCATCGCCGAAGCCGATTATTCCAGGTCACAACTTATCTCGAAACGAAATTCTCCGCAGAATGGATGAGGACCGTGAGAGAAGTAAGCGATTAAAAGAAGACATCTGGGCAGAAGATTATCAATTTGGACCGTTTTCCGAGTTCAATAGAGACTGGGATTCGACTGGCCCACTTAACGACCTTGATTACGAACAAATGAATGAAGATAACGAGATATTTATGGAATCTATCTCTACGACAAG
- the TIF11 gene encoding Tif11p (Translation initiation factor eIF1A; essential protein that forms a complex with Sui1p (eIF1) and the 40S ribosomal subunit and scans for the start codon; C-terminus associates with Fun12p (eIF5B); N terminus interacts with eIF2 and eIF3; GO_component: GO:0016282 - eukaryotic 43S preinitiation complex [Evidence IDA] [PMID 16380131]; GO_component: GO:0033290 - eukaryotic 48S preinitiation complex [Evidence IDA] [PMID 17242201]; GO_function: GO:0003723 - RNA binding [Evidence IEA]; GO_function: GO:0003725 - double-stranded RNA binding [Evidence IDA] [PMID 17673174]; GO_function: GO:0043024 - ribosomal small subunit binding [Evidence IDA] [PMID 17434125]; GO_function: GO:0003743 - translation initiation factor activity [Evidence IEA,IEA]; GO_function: GO:0003743 - translation initiation factor activity [Evidence IDA] [PMID 12008673]; GO_function: GO:0031369 - translation initiation factor binding [Evidence IDA,IPI] [PMID 10982835]; GO_process: GO:0001732 - formation of translation initiation complex [Evidence IMP] [PMID 16461768]; GO_process: GO:0001732 - formation of translation initiation complex [Evidence IGI] [PMID 17242201]; GO_process: GO:0001731 - formation of translation preinitiation complex [Evidence IDA] [PMID 12008673]; GO_process: GO:0001731 - formation of translation preinitiation complex [Evidence IMP] [PMID 12514125]; GO_process: GO:0001731 - formation of translation preinitiation complex [Evidence IDA] [PMID 15664195]; GO_process: GO:0001731 - formation of translation preinitiation complex [Evidence IMP] [PMID 15838098]; GO_process: GO:0001731 - formation of translation preinitiation complex [Evidence IDA] [PMID 17434125]; GO_process: GO:0006412 - translation [Evidence IEA]; GO_process: GO:0006413 - translational initiation [Evidence IEA,IEA]), producing the protein MPKNKGKGGKNRRRGKNENDSIKRELTLKEEGQEYAQVTKMLGNGRLDASCFDGVRRLAHIRGKMRKKVWVAQGDIILISLRDFQDDQADVILKYHPDEARALKAQGELPESARINEADRFGQGSDEECNFEFDNDDDDDEEDEEDGQLDIDDI; encoded by the coding sequence ATGCCTAAGAACAAGGGTAAAGGAGGAAAGAACCGTCGTAGAGGAAAGAATGAGAACGACTCTATTAAGAGAGAGTTGACTCTCAAGGAGGAAGGACAAGAGTATGCCCAAGTCACAAAGATGCTGGGTAACGGAAGGTTGGATGCTAGTTGTTTCGATGGCGTCCGCCGCTTGGCCCATATCCGTGGTAAGATGAGAAAGAAGGTCTGGGTTGCTCAAGGAGATATCATTTTAATTTCTTTAAGAGATTTCCAAGATGACCAAGCTGATGTGATCTTGAAGTACCACCCCGATGAGGCTCGTGCCTTGAAGGCCCAAGGTGAGCTACCTGAAAGTGCACGTATCAACGAAGCCGACAGATTCGGCCAAGGTTCTGATGAAGAATGTAACTTTGAATTCgataatgatgacgatgatgacgaagaagatgaggaagatggCCAGCTTGATATCGATGATATCTAA